From one Mytilus trossulus isolate FHL-02 chromosome 10, PNRI_Mtr1.1.1.hap1, whole genome shotgun sequence genomic stretch:
- the LOC134688205 gene encoding uncharacterized protein LOC134688205 yields the protein MLFQMSEPDLYDFMRSRNIKDDIIRTLIEEKIDSQTIIHMSEEELTKFVPLYGDRKAIIAFSRDRKDTSCEKKKKTKTSLMKKLRAKVNAIKGGASYSSGDEDEDEKEVRSSLSKKLKGNKNAEKKKRLVDLSCFHNDGDAYHQIRGNKGGGPKSFDMEKFDTMGQVLDLAKQLYFPNGHNAVRGKITEYEIKLTDTYFQNIDLQSTVESCYNRLKMRQLRFNFCTEGTTSTIESDELPPLSIPKNRNATAQSGVIEVMEIIDLPPTCLSKPEKSNDIFVTNDFYNAELPDIQTNFDIADFSFDGDIAFGPNVRASNVSLDSTLPLESGSGDTLDRPLEFGNAGTVERNIIRIHRASALMDMIIHFKDPNIMTVDIDAIMVLDNGKEEAGEGDGVFRDCITQFWDEFYEQCTEGRIFKVPVLRHDFQKEEWKAVSRIIRKGFEVSGYWPISIMPAIFEECIHGSIESSLIELFSDYLPEMESQIVKKAISNFNDVDQDDFLEFLDSHSCRKLVNSENVLPIIGELAHKELIQQPRYVIECFRSELRQLQVTPGKLQQIYQEMKPTSKEILKSLSVPENMKEAERLCAGFLKRYIKDLDGEKQKAFLRFCTGSDVLLGMKITIEFFESKGFTRSPIAHTCGRVLQIPSTYDTYPSFRSEFNYLLNSKVWVMDIV from the coding sequence ATAGATTCCCAAACTATCATTCACATGTCAGAAGAGGAATTGACAAAGTTTGTGCCGCTGTATGGGGATCGCAAAGCAATAATAGCGTTTAGCAGGGACAGAAAAGACACGTCttgtgaaaagaaaaagaagacaaagaCGTCGTTAATGAAAAAACTTCGGGCAAAAGTGAATGCAATAAAGGGAGGGGCCTCTTATAGTAGTGGAGATGAGGATGAGGATGAAAAAGAGGTACGTAGTTCTTTGAGTAAGAAACTGAAAGGCAACAAGAAcgcagaaaaaaagaaacgtctTGTGGATCTAAGCTGTTTCCATAATGACGGTGATGCATATCATCAGATACGAGGAAACAAGGGCGGTGGCCCTAAGTCGTTTGACATGGAAAAATTTGATACGATGGGACAAGTATTAGACCTTGCCAAACAGCTGTATTTTCCAAATGGACACAACGCAGTGAGAGGTAAAATCACGGAATATGAGATAAAATTAACtgacacatattttcaaaacatcgaCTTACAGTCTACCGTGGAGTCCTGTTATAATCGTTTAAAGATGAGACAATTGAGGTTCAACTTCTGCACAGAAGGCACTACTAGTACAATTGAGAGTGACGAGTTGCCACCTTTATCAATTCCAAAGAATAGGAATGCAACTGCTCAGAGTGGAGTTATTGAAGTAATGGAAATTATTGACTTGCCTCCAACCTGTTTAAGCAAACctgaaaaatcaaatgacatttttgtcactaatgatttttataatgcAGAACTTCCGGATATCCAAACAAACTTTGATATTGCTGATTTTTCGTTCGACGGTGATATTGCATTTGGTCCTAATGTACGGGCAAGCAATGTAAGCTTAGACTCGACATTACCATTAGAGAGTGGAAGTGGTGATACTTTGGACAGACCATTAGAATTTGGAAATGCTGGTACAGTGGAGAGAAACATTATTCGTATACATAGGGCTTCAGCTTTAATGGATatgataattcattttaaagatcCAAACATCATGACTGTAGACATTGATGCCATCATGGTATTAGACAATGGTAAGGAAGAAGCCGGAGAAGGAGATGGTGTTTTCAGAGATTGTATAACCCAGTTTTGGGATGAATTCTATGAACAATGCACAGAGGGTCGTATTTTCAAGGTACCTGTACTTAGGCATGATTTCCAAAAGGAGGAATGGAAAGCTGTTAGTAGAATAATAAGAAAGGGGTTTGAAGTCAGTGGTTACTGGCCCATTTCAATTATGCCTGCTATATTCGAAGAGTGCATTCATGGAAGCATTGAATCAAGTctgattgaattgttttcagATTACTTACCTGAAATGGAAAGTCAGATTGTTAAAAAAGCTATTTCCAATTTCAATGATGTGGATCAAGATGACTTCCTTGAATTCCTTGATAGTCATTCTTGTAGAAAATTGGTGAATTCTGAAAATGTCCTGCCAATTATTGGAGAGTTGGCACATAAAGAGTTGATTCAACAACCACGCTACGTGATCGAATGTTTCCGTTCAGAATTACGACAGTTACAAGTCACTCCAGGCAAACTACAACAAATTTATCAAGAAATGAAACCAACATCTAAGGAAATTTTGAAATCCTTGAGTGTACCGGAAAACATGAAAGAAGCGGAAAGGCTATGTGCAggctttttaaaaagatatatcaaAGATCTAGATGGAGAAAAACAAAAGGCTTTCTTGAGGTTCTGCACAGGTTCAGATGTCCTGCTGGGAATGAAAATAACGATTGAGTTTTTTGAATCTAAAGGGTTCACACGGTCACCAATAGCTCATACATGTGGGCGAGTATTACAAATTCCATCAACTTATGACACATATCCTTCTTTTAGGTCTGAGTTCAATTATCTGTTGAACAGTAAGGTTTGGGTAATGGACATAGTTTAG